A portion of the Oryzias melastigma strain HK-1 linkage group LG1, ASM292280v2, whole genome shotgun sequence genome contains these proteins:
- the si:zfos-323e3.4 gene encoding volume-regulated anion channel subunit LRRC8E, which translates to MIPVGELKSFSVQNAEFRVLKPWWDVFSEYLCVAMLMIGVFGATLQLTQEKISCLPSHFTSPTPEVIDCSHIRNYRDNETSQSTPDRPANPIITEVFGRKNNLDIHQYVFVNFYCYERAVHWYAKYFPYLVVIHTLIFMVASSFWFKFPGTSSKIDLFVNILGKCFDSPWTTRALSEVSEEQREEKLDILRSNTMSKDVGERRVDEEENVGLLRSASVKSNPEKKVTDSQSPDSVLDKKEGEQAKALFEKVKKFRTHVEEADILYHMYVLQTSLKVFKFLIIIIYTAVLVPNIEIVVRCYVPPELTGFDIYCCNHNKAHLFSKLAYAYICFVGVYGLMCIYTLYWLFHRPLREYSFDHVRFETGINDIPDVKNDFAFLFHLVDQYDALYPKRFAVFLSEVSESRLHQLNLNHQWTTKKLRTRLTKNARNNTELHLSRLPGLPDTIFEIPEVQSLKLEQISNVTISPIVAKLELLEELSLIYCTANPQPSALNYFRGHLKILHLTFETLEKIPLWIYTLQSLEELYLSGPLTSEVSKSPSLESLRELRALRVLYLRSNLRKIPPSIGDVASKLQKLCIHNEGFKIQAFSSLKKLSSLVSLELVACDLERIPSAVFSLSNLEELDLKENKLNTVEEILSLQHCRRLVTLRLWHNKITYIPDHISKLRALETLNLSWNKLRKLPSRLFYCTKLRHVDVSHNELTYLPLEVSILQGLQFFSAAFNSLESLPEELFSCKKIKTLNLSNNRLSYLSPRVANLSQLLRLDVKGNRLESLPVEIGDCPLLKSSGLMAEDSLLDQLPSDLRDKLTEG; encoded by the exons ATGATCCCGGTTGGGGAACTCAAGAGCTTCTCTGTGCAGAACGCAGAGTTTCGGGTTCTCAAGCCGTGGTGGGACGTCTTCTCCGAGTACCTGTGTGTTGCCATGCTTATGATTGGAGTCTTTGGAGCCACCCTGCAA CTCACCCAGGAGAAAATTTCCTGTTTGCCCAGCCACTTCACCAGCCCGACCCCCGAAGTCATCGACTGCAGCCACATCCGCAACTACAGAGACAATGAGACGTCACAGAGCACGCCGGACAGACCAGCCAACCCCATTATTACAGAGGTGTTTGGACGAAAGAACAACCTGGACATTCACCAATATGTGTTTGTCAACTTCTATTGCTACGAACGCGCTGTCCACTGGTATGCAAAGTACTTCCCATACCTTGTTGTGATCCACACCCTGATCTTCATGGTGGCGAGCAGCTTTTGGTTCAAGTTCCCTGGTACGTCTTCAAAAATTGACCTATTTGTCAACATTCTGGGAAAGTGTTTCGATTCGCCATGGACCACGAGGGCGCTCAGTGAAGTTTCTGAGGAACAAAGAGAAGAGAAGCTGGATATTTTGAGAAGTAACACCATGTCAAAGGATGTTGGGGAGAGGAGAGTGGATGAAGAGGAGAACGTGGGGCTTCTTCGTTCGGCCTCCGTCAAGTCTAACCCTGAAAAGAAAGTCACAGATTCTCAGTCTCCTGATTCTGTGTTGGACAAGAAGGAAGGGGAGCAGGCCAAAGCTCTTTTTGAAAAGGTGAAGAAGTTTCGGACTCATGTGGAGGAGGCGGACATCTTGTATCACATGTATGTTCTGCAGACATCACTAAAAGTCTTCAAGTTccttattattatcatttacaCTGCAGTGCTGGTACCAAACATTGAAATTGTCGTGCGATGCTACGTTCCTCCTGAGCTGACTGGTTTTGATATCTATTGCTGTAATCACAACAAAGCCCATCTCTTCTCCAAACTTGCCTATGCCTATATTTGCTTTGTTGGAGTGTATGGACTAATGTGCATCTACACCCTTTACTGGCTGTTTCACCGACCGCTGAGGGAGTACTCCTTTGATCACGTCAGATTTGAGACCGGCATTAATGACATACCAgatgtaaaaaatgattttgcgTTTCTCTTCCACCTTGTGGACCAGTATGATGCTCTTTATCCCAAAAGGTTTGCCGTTTTTCTCTCTGAAGTCAGCGAGAGCCGCCTCCACCAGCTCAACCTCAACCATCAGTGGACGACCAAAAAGCTGCGAACCCGCCTCACCAAGAACGCCAGAAACAACACAGAGCTTCACCTGTCAAGGCTTCCTGGGCTTCCTGACACCATCTTTGAAATTCCTGAAGTCCAGTCCCTGAAACTGGAGCAAATTAGCAATGTCACCATCTCTCCAATTGTGGCAAAACTGGAACTCTTGGAGGAACTATCGCTGATCTACTGCACTGCAAACCCGCAACCGTCTGCCCTGAACTACTTCAGAGGGCATTTGAAGATTCTGCATCTGACTTTTGAGACTTTAGAGAAGATCCCATTGTGGATCTACACCCTTCAGAGTCTGGAGGAGTTGTATCTGTCCGGCCCTTTAACCAGCGAGGTTTCCAAAAGTCCATCTCTGGAATCACTGCGAGAACTCCGAGCTCTGAGAGTCCTCTATCTCCGCTCCAACCTCCGAAAGATTCCCCCCAGTATTGGAGATGTTGCTTCAAAGTTACAGAAGTTGTGCATCCACAATGAGGGCTTCAAGATCCAGGCTTTCAGCAGCCTGAAGAAGCTCAGCAGCCTCGTGTCATTGGAGTTAGTGGCCTGTGATCTTGAACGCATCCCAAGTGCTGTCTTCAGTCTTAGCAACCTTGAAGAGCTGGacttaaaggaaaacaaactgaACACTGTGGAAGAGATCCTGAGTCTACAGCACTGCCGGCGCCTAGTGACGCTCCGACTGTGGCACAATAAAATCACCTACATTCCAGATCACATTAGCAAGCTGCGCGCCTTAGAGACTCTCAACCTCAGCTGGAACAAGCTACGAAAACTGCCCTCTCGGCTCTTTTACTGCACCAAGCTGAGGCATGTCGACGTCTCCCACAACGAGCTCACCTATTTGCCCCTCGAGGTGAGCATCCTGCAGGGTCTTCAGTTCTTCTCCGCTGCTTTTAACTCCTTGGAATCACTACCGGAAGAGCTGTTctcctgcaaaaaaataaaaacactcaatCTGAGCAACAACCGTTTATCCTATCTCAGCCCCAGAGTGGCCAACCTTTCTCAGCTGCTGCGACTAGACGTCAAAGGGAACCGCCTGGAGTCTTTACCTGTGGAGATAGGGGACTGCCCGCTGCTTAAGTCCAGTGGGCTGATGGCTGAGGACAGTTTGTTGGATCAGCTGCCCTCAGATCTACGAGACAAGCTGACTGAAGGATGA